The genomic segment CTTGATAAACGTATCGCATGTCATTGTAGGTCCTGGTTCTACTTCAGTGTCCGGGGGGGCACTCCAGGAAAGCTGCTCAAGATCAATGTCATGAACATGAACAAGCAGAGCAAACTGTACTCCCAGGGAATGGCTCCGCTGGTAAAGACGCTGCCCGTGAGACCGCGCTGGGAGCGAGTGCGGGACCGGCCCACGTTCGAGGTGCGTGGGCCCCGTTTGCAGTGCTGCGATGTGGGTAACAGCTGCCTGGGTGCCTGTCCAGGAAGCTGTGGTCAAGTAAAGATTTATCCTCATGTCAGCCATGTTCAGTACAGAGTGAGACTATCCGATGGTCTGAGTTGCGATATTTTGATTTTTACgatgggtaaatgtttttcataGTACCATATTCAATAAATTATATGAGATATCCAAAATTTTATTATGAAGAAGGGCTTTTTGTTGATTATTTTGCTTAGCTGTCGGCTAATTTAAGTGTTCTGGTAATGTTTAAGACGAGCTAGGTCAGGCTGTGATGTTTGTTGGGTTAGGTGTCTTGTCTTAAACCACATTTTTGCCTTATGATATTTTCGCCTTACAGTAGGTTTATCAGAACATAACTCCTTGGTAACCAGGggagaagctgtaatttaagGGGAGGGGAGACAGAAGGTAACTTAAACATAACATACATTGCACATTAGACACGGGCTAACTGGCACGCCACATAACTCTGCAAAATTAGTGCATGGAAGTATTGAACTTTTCAGTAGTTCACCAGACGTGGGCAACATGGTAAAaatttgggtgtgtgtgtttccgtGGTGTGTGGGTGGTAGAGCCTGGGGGGGAATGTGGGGCGCGTGAATGATGGGACAGCCTGCAGGAAGAATGCCCTGGGTGTGGGTGTTGATGAGTACGTTAATGTGCCTCTGATTGCTTCTCTTATAAACCTGTTCCCCATGCAGATGGTGGAGAGCCAGTTCATCCTGTCCTTCAGTCACCGGTTCCTGGAAGGGCGTGGCACGACCACCTACTTTGCATTCTGTTACCCCTTTTCCTACAGCGAATgccagaacatgctgcttcagctGGACCAGAGGTTCAGCGGCTCTCAGCACCTGGGGCCCAATAGGTACCACCAGCAAATCAGGCTTCTGTGTTGTATAAAACTAAATACACTGTTTTTTATTGGGCTGAGTTTAAGAACAGCTTCATAAGCCTTGCGCCATGGCCACACGGGCCTTACACTTGTAAACAGAAGGCTGTTTGTTCCAGTGTCTGATTTGGCTTTTGGATCGACTGGTACTTGTCTAGTACAATGTCACAGTGATCCTGGGGCCtgagcaggatgccagtccagtgCAGGGCATACATGCACATTATGGGCAGTCTAGAGATGCCAGTTCACCCAACTGCATGTTTCCCGACAGGCTATGGTGTCATCCCCAGTTACATGATTAATATGTCCAGCTGGATAAATGAATTCAAATTAAAGATGATATTTAATATATGTCCATGTTTATTTCATGCATGTTTTGTGTATCATTTGGGTGGGCTGAGAAGGTTTCCTTccttagggttggggttaaactAGGAGCCGCAGTGTGATGGCCGTGTCCCTCAGTCCCTTAGACTCTGTGTACTACCACCGTGAGCTGCTCTGCCACTCCCTCGATGGCCACCGTGTCGACCTCATCACCATCACCTCCTGTCATGGCATGATGGAGGAGCGGGAGACCCGGCTCGACAAGTTGTTCCCAGATGGCGCTACTCCCCGACCGCACAGGTTCGCGGGGAAGAGGGTACGTGACCCCTTCCCGCCGCCTGCCGTCTCCGTGGCGTCCCAGCACTGCCGGCGGTCGGCTAACCTTTATGGCTCCCTCTCGCTGAAGGTGTTCTTCCTTAGTAGCCGAGTCCATCCCGGAGAAACGCCGTCCAGCTTCGTCTTCAACGGCTTCCTGAGCTTCATCCTGAAGCAGGATGACCCTCGCGCTCAGGCGCTGCGCAGGATGTTCGTCTTCAAGCTGATCCCCATGCTGAATCCGGACGGAGTTGTACGCGGACACTACAGGTGAAGCCCATGACATTCAGGCCCAGTATATCCCAGACGCCCGACATTCCTGCGGCCAGCATCTGCGACACTTGGCAACTCTCAGCCGAACGCCCTAGATGGATATATAGCCCTACCGCATATCTGAAACATTTGATTATTTTTGATTTTGTGCTGAAACTGTAAAATTTATATCATAAGGCTTGAGGAATGAAGTGGTTTTTGAATCTGGTAGACAGTGTTCAGATGCTGTGAAATCTCCCACCAGACCGCAGGGGGGGGTCAAGAGCTTCTGGCTGGGGTGGCAGGGGTTGGTAAATTGGTTGATTTGATCGATTTGGCTTATTGTGAAGTTCGACTGTTGTCTGTACTAGTTAAGGACTCTTTGCGTTTGCTCCTCCGTTCAGGACGGACTCCCGAGGGGTGAATCTGAACCGGCAGTACCTCAACCCCAGCTCTGAGCTTCACCCCTCCATCTACGCGGCCAAGGCTGTCATACTTTACCACCACGTGCAGAACCGTATCAGCCGGGGCTCCCCCGACTGGCGCACCTTCACCACGCCCCTCTGCTCGAACCTGCTGAGCACAAAATCTTCCAATCATTCCAACACCAAATGCCTGAACACGTTTGACCTGGAGAGGAGTAACAACCTGAGGAATGACAGGGAACAGGGTACAGGGGACCTCCCCCTCTCCGCTGGGGGATCGGCGTCCCCAGACATCCCCGCATGCTCTGAGGAGAACGCCAGTCCCTGGCTGGGCGAGCTGGACCGTGAGGGACACTGTGATGAAGAGGAGGGTCTGAAAAGCAGGTCTTCCGGGGAGTCACTGCAGCCGTCGGAGTCCATCCCACCGCAAGAGGGCGGGATCGCGTACTACGTGGACCTGCACGGCCACGCCTCTAAGAGAGGCTGCTTCATGTATGGGAACAGCCTGTCTGTGGAGAACGATCAGGTGAGGA from the Brienomyrus brachyistius isolate T26 chromosome 19, BBRACH_0.4, whole genome shotgun sequence genome contains:
- the agbl5 gene encoding cytosolic carboxypeptidase-like protein 5 isoform X4 — encoded protein: MEFCFGNLIFSSKFDSGNLAQVERVDHCLSEGERAGLGPGITGEPEGLPSSLPDYEFNVWTKPDCAETEFENGNRSWFYFSVRGGTPGKLLKINVMNMNKQSKLYSQGMAPLVKTLPVRPRWERVRDRPTFEMVESQFILSFSHRFLEGRGTTTYFAFCYPFSYSECQNMLLQLDQRFSGSQHLGPNSPLDSVYYHRELLCHSLDGHRVDLITITSCHGMMEERETRLDKLFPDGATPRPHRFAGKRVFFLSSRVHPGETPSSFVFNGFLSFILKQDDPRAQALRRMFVFKLIPMLNPDGVVRGHYRTDSRGVNLNRQYLNPSSELHPSIYAAKAVILYHHVQNRISRGSPDWRTFTTPLCSNLLSTKSSNHSNTKCLNTFDLERSNNLRNDREQGTGDLPLSAGGSASPDIPACSEENASPWLGELDREGHCDEEEGLKSRSSGESLQPSESIPPQEGGIAYYVDLHGHASKRGCFMYGNSLSVENDQVENLLYPKLISFNSAHFDFVGCNFSEKNMYAKDKRDGQSKEGSGRVAIHKAIGLVHSYTLECNYNTGRSVSSIPPACHDNGRATPPPPPAFPPKYTPEIFEQVGRAVAVAALDMVECNPWPRLILSEHSCLTNLRAWMLRHVRNNKVANGSVRKHGVKAPPPRTLGSSSSVSEMALNRTRSNSSGTCSGGQQTPPQLKSSPSFTFGCSQVPRTPGPTAGLHRGGHKALGPVRGHAQDQPPEQGAKPDAEPPVAAGPASPGLPR